The region ACCACTGGGGTGCGATCGCTCACGGGCAAAAAGTCACCGTAGGCGTGAATTAAGCCATGCCAAGCAGGACGGATAGGGGGAGCAGAGAGTGTTACAGGCACAGGTACGCAGTCAAGAAATATGAATAAATTTGAGGCTGAGGATAGAGTGCAGCCGCACAGTACAATAATTTTAGCCATCAAGGGTTACACTTGCCAATTGCCGCCCTGGGGGAAAGCAACACAATGCGTTTAATTTTGATTCGTCATGGAGAAGCTGTTGGCAATGATTCGGGCGTTATGCTTGGACGGCAAGATGTGCCCCTCACAGAACGGGGACGGCAGCAAGCCCTTGCCCTGCGGGAAAAACTCCCCCGGCCGAATGCCATTTACACCAGTCCGCTGCAACGCTGCCACGATACGGCTACGCTGATGAATCCCTGTCCCGACTTAAAAATTCAAGAGCTAGCGGAGTTGATTGAAATTGATCAGGGAATTTTTACAGGACTGACATGGGCACAGGCCCAGTCACAACATCCTGACCTCTGTGAAGAACTGGAAGAGAGCGATTACCTGATTCCAGTCCCCGAAGCCGAGTCAATGGCCATGGCTTGGCAGCGGGCAAAACAGGCTTGGAAACAACTCCGACGTCACAGTGATGAGGACTGCGTTTGGTGTATTAGTCATGGCGGTTTTTTGCAGTGCCTTATTAGTGTTGTGCTGGGGAGCGATCGCCTCTGGGGGATGGAGATTCCCCCCGCTGCTTGGTTCGACTTCTCAGTACGGGTGGATTTAGATGGACGCTTCGAAGCAGAAAATACCCGCTGGTGGCGTATTCATGCCTTCAATCAGTTCCCCTAGCCATCCAGCGGCATTGGGTTGTCAACAAACTGCCCTTGGCGCAACTAGGGTAAGAATCCGCAAGCAACGGCACACTGAGACCCTCCGCTAAGGAATCGTTACCCAGCATGCTGCTTCAAATTCATCAACTAAACGAAAGCGTTCAAATGTTCCTTGGCTACTTTGGCGATCAATCCAGATGGGGAGGCTAATCAGACCGCGATTGTCCTTAATGAGCCGGCGGATCGAGCCGTCGCTGTCACGATAGAGGCGTATGCCATTCACCAGTGCCCAGGATTCTCCTAGACTGAGCCCCCCAAGCGAGTGATTTGAGCGGGGGTGGAAAGGGCGATCGCCACCCGGTCAGCAAGCTTCACTCTCCCCAGTGCCTCACTGGAATCAATCCGAACAACTGCTTTCAAATCTGTGAGCCGTTCGTAGGAATTGGGTTTTGAGAACTTGCTAGTCGAAGCAGTTTTCAAGTGCTCTTTGCTGAACTATGATGCCAAGGGCTAACTTTACTCCCCGATGTTTGTCCATCTTAACTTCCCCTACAAGGGATAGGAG is a window of Thermosynechococcus vestitus BP-1 DNA encoding:
- a CDS encoding histidine phosphatase family protein, producing MRLILIRHGEAVGNDSGVMLGRQDVPLTERGRQQALALREKLPRPNAIYTSPLQRCHDTATLMNPCPDLKIQELAELIEIDQGIFTGLTWAQAQSQHPDLCEELEESDYLIPVPEAESMAMAWQRAKQAWKQLRRHSDEDCVWCISHGGFLQCLISVVLGSDRLWGMEIPPAAWFDFSVRVDLDGRFEAENTRWWRIHAFNQFP